From Strix uralensis isolate ZFMK-TIS-50842 chromosome 1, bStrUra1, whole genome shotgun sequence, a single genomic window includes:
- the ICE1 gene encoding little elongation complex subunit 1 isoform X6, producing the protein MRKCDGKTLPWYSSLESVTKQNSVTAMQLQASTEPFGGDCVENRTTEERLHGGEDETVDVIKQTDGAHSSSDFSDQEQKGPGGSVMDILNWARPLPALLSPVQLSPLTTEDMLFGEVTSSSDEEVDCSTSAAEDILQEDQVPSQSFHVFSLNEECNTQSKSCEHGLDAEISRNLSWNENNVHISPKMSSKEEGDAETKEAEAATLIINMETNKDYLEENSENMQTEKREPTEATAHESEAIEEQKGDSEDVHSEEGDSLSGFTLHSLKPQNQVEKCSDIEQTEENVILIRAGAYEGIHEKHGELMTAEGDGLSGERETPGTVSAPQNVTDLPPEQCTVIQSKDSEEKSDMLIQNEVVENESKNIIEVTNLASDIGENIKQVIIGEEITAAIQMKGLCAEANNERELSENVLSDPSGSKSFCEVECPKNLMMQHDGEGIIMDTEADTGATEISAHSQCSEIKPDSEEILEKQCVQTIKGEADRECEAETAKVSGHYLPVSATEGIRNSLSMDDIDKNVSMERTAFPKDDEQLKTEDINITRPETIELAMKYNRESVLEMDESSELLHSAENGKLIDINEGEYLKGKPHQEDNGSNLSQGKSDLESMLALPKTACVTDAESSVAKCESSVLDFTEIKDELKQPENPCSTLECVLPKTQNFRVFESQESECKVNPEDFREESSELLERVDTIESVLVASNLTSQAQCAKPLNQLLVTENVTCDEIKGELNKQSKELVTETCSISFKWEENVVKKNNISEIICQPTSEMDFNSSLAFSTQGDLEMDCINTEETDSPMQVGIGLESTIPPDLNCSLQKVVSFGETNCTEKAAFSHTWENKGNKNCVTGSAFNCSSESLEEGAEILSAEKDNTCRELDCPEKEHIRKNEVKIPGENEQPVDKEPQLSVEAQILDANSHNKNTCILQKSGDQESGCRTSTWEVRTDPSRTGSLTAGGESKDLDSFEASGKNAIKRTKNYFGMPEQSNESEEKDCSIQKVRYVKCSECVPLFTKELRGSRRIAVDALETGAIVDADYQVCEFHSTMHPGNTLTVSHLKADAVVNMDTRCETNSSPGTANELSSVVEECYPNDLAIWKRELLVTSENTEGADECMVDTNRGGCVNDSEESLLKTETSKDFPVMPDASEGRLPLCQMLSRFSETCRLAVKNSKLNTRMLALGNFLEENDSKKLQSHVEQSLLTGDTEVSVFEEYNHNQTCTACNIGENNTDVILDGSSTKNIFVKYLPNPALSDVECNCQTVRQPSEPQKPVLEKLSMLESESCVDVAFKKNNKMKTKEQEPSEFSTVSTKSAAQVMHAKLSKRLFQGKRKKRTPKVKLTQPVLANADTSVPTKHSSETINKIRQEMGPPLPPLLPPLIATPPKAACTTSPVMSSTGRSSLLSPLDDLISPLRETPVPPLMSPLTDTPTVKSALLFSPPSPSEMAVGRRIRSSPLKFCTSIPKHALPVPGRFPLFAADSAAPGAPQENSVKILDTMYPELSARARTLNILKGNIQLNRCAFSDSQSLPGPVAQIGGFKAIASTSTAFVKTGSNLKSDSSKDQDKDVQNQQLFSSSSNHLEKRTLLPISMPRSAKRLRLDSEPPKLEPDDIAANGNTKNTISEMQEAFHDKSCEISDSAHSSSSEASLPVKKVVDPDCQKVSLALKKIAESCFDLLPVIKGHVYVGNISKIPVMRDEEKEVVYEFGIKNKHLAESLLHVILSKLKAQKNATNYNFNQALCRVYTGICRQLGDLERARLFCYSLLKEDFPDSEKLILFITNVWSDIFVFQGAINKAMQLVVRQSASNELLACLSAYLNWEQSSSLDAGIMVSNLLLEMQSCPKVEFQLSEQYGEDLSEDAWQYIFAVDLLCSHLKWDWTHDNVISKVLWPSMDKWVKKRKGHETAQSIPDSVIALTLRLIGRLGQIGLKEGYLAAVKNISSVIGLFVQHAKEEGVPWGVQLAAIYSLCDLGSSNPEGIVEAIHAWRATVLNNIPFAVTSGIAEITSLCKMELN; encoded by the exons ATGAGGAAGTGTGATGGCAAAACGCTACCATGGTATTCTTCACTGGAAAGTGTTACAAAGCAAAATTCTGTAACAGCCATGCAACTTCAAGCAAGTACTGAGCCTTTTGGAGGTGACTGTGTTGAGAACAGGACTACTGAAGAACGTCTGCACGGTGGTGAAGATGAAACTGTAGATGTGATAAAACAGACTGATGGGGCACACAGCAGTTCAGACTTCTCTGATCAGGAGCAAAAGGGCCCAGGTGGAAGTGTGATGGATATATTGAATTGGGCCAGGCCTCTCCCTGCTCTACTTTCTCCAGTACAGCTTTCACCACTAACTACAGAG GATATGTTGTTTGGAGAAGTCACAAGTTCCAGTGACGAAGAAGTTGATTGCAGTACTTCTGCAGCGGAGGATATTTTACAAGAAGATCAAGTTCCTTCTCAGAGTTTTCATGTATTCAGCCTCAACGAGGAGTGTAACACACAGAGCAAATCATGTGAGCATGGTCTTGATGCAGAAATCTCACGTAACCTGAGTTGGAATGAAAACAATGTTCATATCAGTCCAAAGATGTCAAGCAAGGAGGAAGGAGATGCTGAAACAAAGGAAGCTGAAGCTGCTACTTTAATTATAAACATGGAAACTAACAAAGATTATTTAGAGGAGAATTCTGAGAATATGCAAACTGAGAAGAGAGAACCAACTGAAGCAACAGCACATGAATCGGAAGCCATTGAAGAACAGAAAGGAGATAGTGAGGATGTGCACAGTGAAGAGGGAGATTCCTTATCTGGTTTTACGTTACACAGTTTAAAGCCTCAGAATCAGGTGGAAAAATGTAGTGACATAGAGCAAACAGAGGAGAATGTAATCTTAATCAGAGCTGGTGCTTATGAGGGTATACATGAAAAGCACGGTGAATTAATGACTGCAGAAGGAGATGGATTATCAGGAGAGAGAGAAACTCCCGGGACAGTATCTGCTCCCCAGAATGTTACTGATTTGCCACCTGAGCAATGCACTGTGATTCAAAGTAAAGATTCTGAGGAGAAATCTGATATGTTGATACAGAATGAAGTGGttgaaaatgaatcaaaaaataTAATTGAAGTAACTAATCTGGCAAGTGACATAGGGGAAAACATAAAACAAGTGATAATTGGAGAGGAAATAACAGCTGCAATACAGATGAAAGGACTCTGTGCAGAGGCAAATAATGAGAGAGAGCTCTCTGAAAATGTATTGTCTGATCCCAGTGGTTCAAAATCCTTCTGTGAAGTTGAGTGTCCTAAAAACCTAATGATGCAGCATGATGGAGAGGGAATAATTATGGACACTGAGGCAGACACTGGAGCTACTGAGATCTCTGCACACTCTCAGTGCTCTGAAATAAAACCTGACAGTGAAGAGATACTGGAGAAACAATGTGTGCAAACAATAAAAGGTGAAGCAGACAGGGAATGCGAAGCAGAGACTGCTAAAGTCTCTGGACATTACTTACCTGTATCTGCTACTGAAGGAATCAGAAATTCATTGTCTATGGATGACATAGACAAAAATGTAAGTATGGAGAGGACTGCCTTTCCAAAAGATGATGAACAGCTTAAAACTGAAGACATTAATATAACCAGACCTGAGACTATTGAGCTAGCCATGAAATACAACAGAGAAAGTGTTCTAGAAATGGATGAATCGTCAGAGCTACTCCATAgtgcagaaaatggaaaattaatagATATAAATGAGGGCGAGTATTTAAAGGGCAAGCCACACCAGGAGGATAATGGTAGTAATTTATCGCAAGGGAAGTCAGACTTGGAAAGTATGCTTGCACTACCAAAGACGGCATGTGTTACTGATGCAGAAAGCAGTGTAGCTAAGTGTGAATCCTCTGTGTTagattttacagaaataaaagatgaacTAAAGCAACCTGAAAATCCGTGTAGTACATTAGAATGTGTGCTGCCCAAAACTCAGAACTTTAGAGTGTTTGAATCTCAAGAGTCTGAATGCAAAGTTAATCCAGAAGATTTCAGGGAGGAAAGCAGTGAGCTGTTAGAAAGAGTGGATACCATTGAGTCTGTCTTAGTAGCAAGTAATCTTACTTCTCAGGCACAGTGTGCAAAACCTCTAAATCAGTTGTTGGTCACTGAAAATGTTACATGTGATGAAATAAAAGGGGaattaaataaacaaagcaaGGAGTTGGTGACTGAGACTTGTTCCATTTCATTTAAATGGGAAGAGAATgttgtgaagaaaaataatatttcagagaTCATCTGCCAGCCTACTTCAGAAATGGATTTTAATAGCAGCTTGGCTTTTTCTACTCAAGGGGACTTGGAGATGGACTGtataaatacagaagaaacagatTCTCCCATGCAAGTGGGAATTGGCTTGGAATCCACAATTCCTCCTGATCTAAATTGCAGTCTTCAGAAAGTTGTCAGTTTTGGTGAAACTAATTGCACAGAAAAGGCTGCTTTTTCCCATACAtgggaaaacaaaggaaataaaaattgtgTTACAGGTAGTGCATTTAACTGTTCTTCAGAAAGCTTGGAAGAAGGTGCTGAGATCCTGTCTGCTGAAAAAGACAACACATGCAGAGAACTGGACTGCCCTGAGAAGGAACACATACgcaaaaatgaagtgaaaattcCAGGTGAGAATGAGCAGCCAGTAGATAAAGAACCTCAGTTGTCTGTTGAAGCACAGATTCTGGATGCAAACTCTCATAATAAGAATACTTGTATTCTCCAAAAGTCTGGTGATCAAGAATCGGGATGCAGGACTTCTACGTGGGAGGTTAGAACAGATCCTTCTAGAACTGGTTCACTAACAGCTGGGGGAGAAAGCAAAGATTTGGATAGTTTTGAGGCATCTGGGAAGAATGCCATAAAAAGGACTAAAAACTACTTTGGTATGCCAGAGCAAAGCAATGAATCTGAAGAGAAAGACTGCTCTATACAAAAAGTTAGATATGTGAAATGTTCTGAATGTGTTCCCTTGTTCACAAAGGAACTGAGAGGTTCCAGGAGAATTGCAGTAGATGCTCTGGAAACTGGTGCAATTGTTGATGCTGATTACCAAGTGTGTGAATTTCATTCAACAATGCACCCAGGAAATACTTTGACAGTTAGTCATCTAAAAGCAGATGCTGTGGTGAATATGGATACACGCTGTGAAACAAACAGCTCTCCAGGTACTGCAAATGAGTTGTCAAGTGTGGTTGAGGAGTGTTATCCTAACGACTTAGCCATTTGGAAAAGAGAGTTATTAGTAACCTCTGAAAATACTGAGGGTGCTGATGAATGCATGGTAGATACTAACAGAGGTGGATGCGTCAATGACAGTGAGGAAAGTCTATTAAAAACGGAGACATCAAAAGACTTCCCTGTGATGCCAGATGCTTCAGAAGGTAGATTACCTCTATGCCAGATGTTGAGCAGATTCTCAGAAACTTGCAGACTGGCTGTAaaaaacagtaaattaaatacaAGAATGTTAGCACTTGGTAATTTCTTAGAAGAAAATGATTCTAAAAAACTTCAGTCACATGTGGAGCAAAGTCTACTAACTGGTGATACAGAGGTATCGGTGTTTGAAGAATATAATCATAATCAAACTTGCACTGCTTGCAACATAGGAGAAAACAACACTGATGTTATCCTAGATGGTAGCAgtacaaaaaacatttttgtcaagTATCTTCCAAATCCAGCCCTATCTGATGTAGAGTGCAATTGTCAGACAGTTAGGCAGCCTTCTGAGCCACAAAAACCAGTATTGGAGAAGCTGTCTATGTTGGAGTCAGAGTCTTGTGTGGATGTTGCTTtcaaaaagaacaacaaaatgaaGACCAAAGAGCAGGAGCCATCTGAATTCTCGACTGTTTCAACCAAGTCAGCTGCCCAAGTAATGCATGCCAAGCTATCAAAGAGGCTGTttcaaggtaaaagaaaaaaaaggactcCAAAAGTTAAACTAACTCAGCCAGTTCTTGCAAATGCTGATACTTCTGTGCCAACAAAACACTCATCTGAGACTATAAATAAAATTAGGCAAGAGATGGGTCCTCCTCTGCCCCCTTTGCTACCACCTTTGATTGCTACTCCTCCAAAAGCTGCGTGTACCACGTCACCAGTAATGTCTTCTACTGGTCGATCCTCTTTGCTTTCCCCTCTTGATGACCTGATATCTCCACTACGTGAAACTCCTGTTCCTCCTCTCATGTCTCCATTAACAGATACTCCAACAGTAAAATctgctcttttgttttctcctccctcACCCTCAGAAATGGCAGTAGGTAGAAGGATTCGCTCCTCACCTTTGAAATTTTGTACATCCATTCCAAAGCACGCACTTCCCGTCCCAGGGAGATTTCCTCTGTTTGCAGCCGATAGTGCTGCGCCAGGTGCTCCTCAGGagaattctgtgaaaatattgGACACTATGTATCCAGAACTGTCTGCAAGGGCAAGGACACTAAACATTCTGAAAGGCAATATTCAGCTTAACCGATGTGCTTTTTCAGACAGCCAAAGTTTGCCGGGACCTGTTGCTCAGATAGGTGGGTTCAAAGCAATTGCATCTACATCAACTGCTTTTGTTAAAACCGGGAGCAATTTGAAATCTGATAGTAGCAAAGATCAAGACAAAGATGTGCAAAATCAGCAATTGTTTTCAAGCTCATCAAATCATCTTGAAAAACGGACACTGTTGCCAATATCTATGCCCAGAAGTGCAAAGAGACTAAGGTTGGACAGTGAACCACCAAAGCTGGAGCCCGATGATATTGCTGCTAatggaaatactaaaaatacCATCTCTGAAATGCAGGAGGCTTTCCATGACAAAAGCTGTGAAATCAGTGATTCAGCACACAGTTCCAGTTCAGAAGCATCACTACCAGTAAAGAAGGTTGTTGATCCTGACTGCCAGAAAGTTTCTCTGGCATTGAAGAAAATAGCCGAATCCTGTTTTGACTTGTTACCAGTTATTAAAGGCCATGTGTACGTCGGCAATATCTCAAAGATTCCAGTAATGagagatgaagagaaagaagttgTCTATGAATTTGGTATAAAAAACAAG CATTTAGCAGAGTCCTTGCTGCATGTTATTCTCAGTAAACTCAAGGCTCAGAAGAATGCCACAAATTACAATTTCAATCAGGCTCTATGTCGAGTCTATACAGGAATTTGTCGACAGTTGGGAGATTTGGAAAGAGCCCGCCTTTTCTGCTATAGCCTACTTAAAGAAG actTTCCAGACTcagaaaaattgattttatttatcaCAAATGTATGGTCTGACATATTTGTCTTCCAAGGTGCAATTAACAAAGCTATGCAATTAGTTGTCAGGCAGAGTGCAAGCAATGAGTTGCTGGCCTGTTTGAGTGCTTATCTCAACTGGGAACAG